The genomic region TACTTATAGTCATGGGTCATCATTGAGTAGTTCCCAAACCCACCAATAAAAATGGGGTCATTTAGTGACATTAATGAGTGGCATTCAAGCCCTGTATAATGACATTGATAGTACAAGCAGCTTCCAAGCCCACCTACCTTCCAAGCCCACCTACCATCATGGGGTCATATAGGGATATTAAGGAGCAACTTTCAAGCTTTCTTATGAGCATGGGTCATATAGTGACATTAAAGAGCAATTTCCAAGCCCACCTATAATCATGGGTTCGTAAAGTGACATTAAGAAGCCACATTTAAGTCTTGTATAGTGACAATAAATAGCTTTCAAATCCACCTACCATCATGGGGTTCCATAGGGATATTAAAGAACATCTTTCAAGCCCACCTATGATCATAGGGACAATAATGATCAACTTTAAGTCTTGTAAGGGACAATATTGAGCACCTTTCAAGCCTAGCTACCATCACAATATAGTGACACTAAAGAGTGTGTAATAGTATGATGACCAAAAAAATCTTACATTGAAATAGTTACATATTAAAGTTGtaaaattaaaatatcaaaataatgtATATCCAAATATAAAAGATGCAAACTTCATTTTTATGACCAATAAAAAATACATTCTACAATAACAAACAGTAAAAAAAGGCCATCAAGTGGCCAAGGTAGTGCCAGTAGAGCCAGGAGGGTCTCTATCATCCTTTGTACCCCATACATTAGCGGGGTCAGGATTGACGTCAGGAGGAGcccaaccatcattatcttctttaTCTTTGATTTCTTCCTCGCGCTGGGGCGAGATTGCAAGGGCCAACCGCGGAAAGACTTTATCCGAAACTGGCCAACCCGAACCAGAAGTAGTACCAGGAGCAGGAGCACCATCAAAAGGCCAACCACCCCCACTCCCCATTGGCCCACCAGCACACCAACCTTGGCTATCTCACGGCGGAGGAGAGCGAGAATGTCGAGAGGGGCAGGAGTCGCGCCGAGGCGGAGGCTGAGAGCGGGGGCGCGCAGAGCCACCCAGCCGTCAGCCCCGAGAGGGTGACTGGTGGCGGGAGGAGGAGGGTGAGTTGGGGACCCGGGCCACAGTGCACAGGGCATTGCCCCAATGGTCCAGGAGGACCTAGAGGTGAGCCACTTCAAGCACCACTTTATTGGCCTGCACCTGTATCTGAAATAATACATTAGAAAAAATAGTAGCTTTAGAATACATAGAAATCTGACAATCCATATGAGAATGAGCAAATATGTAagaatttctatctttccaaatagTAAAGAGGATTTCCACTCTGAAAGTGTGCCAAAGCTGGGTATATTTAGCTTGGAAGCTGGGCGAATCCCCCAGAAAAATCATGTGCCAAGAGAACGGCTCCGATCAAAATGGCCAGAAAAAATCATGTATCCAGTTCCAATATTGCTGGGCCCTAGGGCAAAACCAAAAGAGATACTTAAAAGTCTCAGACTGCCCACAAAACGGGCACCGAGGGTCCGGAACCCCCAAATGAACAAGCCGAGAGCCCATAGGTAAGCCTTGGAAAAGAATGCACCAGGCAAAATGGGTGAGCTTCGGCTCAACACTTGTAGACCAAGTGTTGGCAAATCTTTTACGCCAAACAGGCTCAGGAGATTGAAGTAACCACCTCTGATTCAGACTCTGGATCATGGGAAAGTGAGGCGATAGCCACCTGTAACCAAGCCGAGGCTTGTAGTTTCTCAAAGGAGTATCTGGGTACCATTTCCAGTCTTTCCACCAAGGCTTGGGCCCATGAATACCAATTTTATGAAGCATCTCATCTGGGATAGCACTCACCAAACCATCAAAAGTAGCCTGGTCTTGGTTTTGAAAACTATACAAAGCACGAAACTCGTCCCACTTCATGATTCACATGGCAGGTCTGAAAAAAAGCTGATGAAGAGTATGAATACCCTTCTTATGAAATCTGAGAGCTTTGAGCCAGGGCACTTTGGCCAAGGGCTGGCCGTTTCTGGCAAACAGGGGCAACCACCACACATTGTGCTGGTTCAATGAGAGCCTGTCCCGAAAGCCGGAGCCAAACCATTGGAGCCAGGGTTTAACAGACTCCAAGGCATGCCAAATGCTTTTGGTAACAAACGTACCAACTATCTGAACCGGTTCTTTCATAACCAGAAGGGTCTAGAGGCCAATTCCTTTCCAGGCCGGTCTGTTGTCAGGGAAACCAAACTGAATGCAGTGGCGAAGAACAATTTTCCAAGCCTCATCACCCGTAAGGGTGCGAATAACCCATTTGACACATAAGGCAATTCCTTGTCTCTGGGTGGACAACAAACCCAAGCCTCTAGAGTCCCTAGGGAGACAACATAAATCCCAGGTGACACGATGGAATCCATGGTGGGTATTAGAGGAAGCCCAAAGAAAGTCCTGAAGTAATTTTTCAAGCTTGCTATAAGCAACTTTAGAAGGCAGCCAGCAAGAGGAATAATAAACATGAGTAGCGGCTAGAACTTTAGAACAAATCTGGAACTTCCCCACCAAAGACAAAGGCTTGGTGACCCAATAAGCCAGTTTTTTCTCCACCCGAGCAAGCACAACCTGCCAAAGCTCCGCTGGGGAGGCTtgaaaggcaaaaggaatgcccaAAAAGTGGAAAGTTTCGCCTGGCCCAATCCACTTCCAGCCATAGGGTTGCAGCAAAGCAGGACAAGGCAGAATAGACTGCCGGTAACAAAGCGTCTTGTGCCACTGAATGGCGGAGCCTGAAGCAAGACAAAATATATTGAGGCACTTGAGCGCCTCACGAATagtctcctcttcctccaagagaGTGAGAAAAGAGTCATCCGCAAAGTGCCCATTGAGTAATTGCAACTGAGAATTAGGCAATGAAATGCCTTTAACACGCTACAAAGATGCAGCATTAGCTAATAGATAACCAAACCCTTCAGCGGCAAGCACATACAGTGAGGGAGCTAAAGGGCAACCCTGCTGAATAGAGCGGAAGAGGCCAAAGGCTGAAGACTGTCGACCATTGATGGTGATACAAGCCGAGGCATCCGCAAAGAGCATTCGAATAGACTAGATAAAATTGGGGCCAAAACCCAAAGCTTGCAGCATGGCAAGAATGAAAGGCCATTCAATACGATCATAGGCTTtagcaaaatcaattttgatgaaaacaACCTTCTGGTTGGAGCACCGAGCCCACTCCATGCCTTCCCAGATGGCAATGATATTATCT from Cryptomeria japonica chromosome 3, Sugi_1.0, whole genome shotgun sequence harbors:
- the LOC131874367 gene encoding uncharacterized protein LOC131874367, translating into MLFADASACITINGRQSSAFGLFRSIQQGCPLAPSLYVLAAEGFGISLPNSQLQLLNGHFADDSFLTLLEEEETIREALKCLNIFCLASGSAIQWHKTLCYRQSILPCPALLQPYGWKWIGPGETFHFLGIPFAFQASPAELWQVVLARVEKKLAYWVTKPLSLVGKFQICSKVLAATHVYYSSCWLPSKVAYSKLEKLLQDFLWASSNTHHGFHRVTWDLCCLPRDSRGLGLLSTQRQGIALCVKWVIRTLTGDEAWKIVLRHCIQFGFPDNRPAWKGIGL